Proteins encoded by one window of Ulvibacter sp. MAR_2010_11:
- a CDS encoding OmpA family protein, whose product MKRFFIALAVFLVWSFFGLWLYSWLKPNNDTAKIDSENTRDLLDNELQDNEEINGDALGDSIIPIISIEDSLFVTQENIKEISAVAPGLKAITNDGDIIFLYKEGIIITKNSPEIVIPKSSVDFKYKLNTYMLEHPDREIHIASLYSADENITSPNLGIQRGMKIKEILVNMGISSDKIVVRPFIKEIDFTTNNTFSNSFTFSFKPIDTKRISTLKNKIPESTIVYPNFSTTGIMVNENLKTLLAEVVQIVEENPDINVEVIGHTDNVGNANDNFIMGLQFARQVRWYLINKGKIDSAKIKATSRGEAEPIDSNHTESGRNANRRVEVKFYMNL is encoded by the coding sequence ATGAAAAGATTTTTTATTGCCCTTGCAGTCTTTTTAGTATGGTCCTTTTTTGGATTGTGGTTATATTCTTGGCTGAAACCTAACAATGACACCGCAAAAATAGATTCCGAAAATACCCGGGATCTTCTCGATAATGAGCTCCAGGATAATGAAGAAATAAATGGAGATGCTTTGGGAGATTCCATTATCCCAATTATTTCGATCGAGGATTCTTTGTTTGTAACACAGGAAAATATAAAGGAAATTTCTGCTGTCGCTCCTGGTTTAAAGGCGATAACCAATGACGGAGATATTATTTTTTTATACAAGGAAGGAATTATTATCACCAAGAATAGCCCGGAAATTGTCATTCCTAAAAGCTCTGTAGATTTCAAATACAAGTTGAACACCTATATGTTGGAACATCCGGACAGAGAAATTCACATTGCTTCTCTTTACAGCGCAGATGAAAATATTACATCTCCCAATTTAGGAATTCAAAGAGGTATGAAAATAAAAGAGATTCTTGTAAACATGGGCATTTCGAGTGATAAAATTGTGGTAAGACCCTTTATTAAGGAAATAGATTTCACTACAAATAATACCTTTTCAAACAGTTTTACATTCTCCTTTAAGCCAATAGATACTAAGCGAATTTCAACTTTGAAGAATAAAATTCCAGAATCTACCATAGTGTACCCAAATTTTTCGACTACGGGAATTATGGTAAACGAAAATTTGAAAACACTCTTGGCCGAAGTAGTGCAGATTGTTGAAGAAAATCCGGATATTAATGTCGAAGTTATTGGCCATACCGATAATGTTGGAAATGCAAACGACAATTTTATCATGGGGCTTCAATTCGCCAGACAAGTAAGATGGTATCTCATAAATAAAGGAAAAATTGACAGCGCCAAAATAAAAGCCACCTCCAGAGGGGAGGCTGAACCTATAGATTCCAACCATACTGAGAGTGGTCGAAATGCCAACCGTAGAGTGGAAGTAAAATTTTATATGAACCTATGA
- the corA gene encoding magnesium/cobalt transporter CorA, whose product MARRKKRKSWLPQNKPKTIKNLSPGTVAYTGKKEATVTELEIIDYSKEEFHKIETNNVEDGFKFKGSGHITWINVNGLNNVGEIIKLGNHFELHPLIQEDIVSTYQRPKIDEYNEYLFIVFKMLRYGENGEFINEHVSLVLGKDYVLTFQEADGDVFNEIRERIELPAGRIRNFGPDYLMFAILDAVVDNYFSVLEFLSVKIEELEDQLFEARVENDITQDIQDLKKEILRIRRAIIPLREVINRLEKIESPLIEERTQTYIRDLYDHIIQVSESVDLYREMIWGLMDMYMTTISNKMNEVMKVLTIMASIFIPLTFMAGIYGMNFEHMPELHFRYGYYYLWGAMILVFIGMLYYFKRKKWL is encoded by the coding sequence ATGGCGAGAAGGAAAAAACGTAAATCATGGCTGCCACAGAACAAGCCAAAGACCATAAAGAACTTGTCGCCGGGGACGGTTGCATATACAGGGAAAAAAGAAGCTACAGTCACTGAACTTGAAATTATTGACTATTCCAAGGAAGAATTCCATAAAATAGAAACTAATAATGTTGAGGATGGTTTTAAGTTTAAAGGATCGGGGCACATTACCTGGATTAATGTTAATGGTTTAAACAACGTTGGTGAAATTATTAAATTAGGTAATCATTTTGAGCTTCATCCTCTAATTCAGGAAGACATTGTAAGTACCTATCAACGCCCTAAAATTGATGAGTACAATGAATATCTCTTTATTGTATTTAAAATGCTTCGCTATGGAGAAAATGGTGAATTTATTAACGAGCATGTAAGCTTGGTACTCGGGAAGGATTATGTGCTCACTTTTCAAGAAGCGGACGGGGATGTATTTAATGAAATTAGAGAACGAATAGAACTTCCTGCCGGTAGAATACGCAATTTTGGACCGGACTATCTAATGTTTGCTATACTAGATGCTGTGGTAGATAATTACTTCAGTGTCCTCGAATTTTTGAGCGTAAAAATTGAAGAATTGGAAGATCAGCTATTCGAAGCAAGGGTTGAAAATGATATCACGCAGGATATTCAGGATCTCAAAAAAGAAATTCTGAGGATTCGAAGAGCTATTATACCACTTAGGGAGGTCATTAACAGGTTAGAGAAAATAGAGAGTCCTTTGATTGAAGAACGAACCCAAACCTATATTCGGGATTTATACGACCATATTATTCAGGTTAGTGAAAGTGTTGATCTTTACAGGGAGATGATTTGGGGCCTTATGGATATGTATATGACTACCATTAGTAATAAAATGAATGAAGTGATGAAAGTACTTACCATTATGGCTTCCATCTTTATTCCTTTAACATTTATGGCGGGTATTTACGGAATGAATTTCGAACACATGCCCGAACTTCATTTTAGATACGGATATTATTATTTATGGGGAGCTATGATCCTTGTGTTTATAGGCATGCTCTACTATTTTAAACGTAAAAAATGGTTATAA
- a CDS encoding DUF2461 domain-containing protein, whose protein sequence is MSVVIPKSVFTFLNNLKENNHRDWMTEHKKEYLAGEKVLKQFYAEVEDGLNKTDKIAKVKIFRINRDIRFSNDKTPYNVHRSASFSRAGEDRRGGYYLRLEPGASAMAGGFWDPNPADLLRIRKEFEMDASEIRKILQQKDFKKAFDGFIEEYAVKTAPKGFSKEDLNIDLIRLKSYFVVHKFTDAEVFSEDFKDNLLHHYQLLRPYFNYMSDVLTTDMNGVSLLKN, encoded by the coding sequence ATGTCTGTTGTAATCCCAAAATCTGTCTTTACTTTTCTGAATAATCTAAAAGAGAATAACCATCGCGACTGGATGACCGAACACAAAAAAGAGTACTTGGCAGGGGAAAAAGTCTTAAAACAGTTTTATGCCGAAGTGGAAGATGGGCTCAATAAAACCGATAAAATAGCCAAGGTGAAAATATTTCGTATCAACCGCGATATACGTTTTAGTAACGATAAAACACCGTATAACGTACACCGAAGCGCGAGCTTTAGCAGAGCAGGTGAGGACCGTCGGGGTGGGTATTATTTACGACTCGAACCCGGAGCGTCTGCGATGGCTGGCGGCTTCTGGGATCCTAATCCGGCCGATTTACTGCGCATTCGAAAGGAATTTGAAATGGATGCTTCCGAAATTCGTAAAATTTTGCAACAAAAAGATTTTAAAAAGGCTTTTGACGGATTTATTGAAGAATATGCGGTGAAAACAGCACCAAAAGGCTTCAGTAAAGAAGATTTAAATATTGACCTTATCCGACTGAAAAGTTACTTCGTTGTACATAAATTCACCGATGCCGAAGTGTTTTCAGAAGATTTCAAAGATAATTTATTGCATCACTATCAATTACTGCGTCCGTATTTCAATTATATGAGCGATGTGTTAACCACAGATATGAACGGTGTTTCCTTATTAAAAAACTAA
- a CDS encoding DUF3307 domain-containing protein, translated as MKYELVLALQLILAHVVTDFLLQSEKLIEQKRTKKARAPFLYFHAALAGLLTYLIVQDWSMWLIPVIISVTHFFIDLWKLHKNGNTLKYFLLDQLFHILVLLGVWLYLTDNFDAVIPFITDLLSSKAALVIGIGYLVVIFPVGFIIGLATQRWQDEIAQEDELTSLKKAGRYIGIFERILVLTLILTNNFSAIGFLIAAKSILRFSDKGKSGGRKQTEYVLIGTLMSFALTIIIGFLMRVLVF; from the coding sequence ATGAAATATGAATTAGTTTTAGCCTTGCAATTGATTTTGGCGCATGTTGTTACCGACTTCCTGTTGCAGTCTGAAAAGTTAATCGAGCAAAAACGCACCAAAAAAGCGCGAGCACCATTTTTATACTTTCATGCGGCCCTGGCAGGGTTACTAACCTACCTAATTGTGCAAGATTGGAGTATGTGGCTGATTCCTGTAATTATTAGTGTTACACATTTTTTTATAGACCTATGGAAGTTGCATAAGAACGGCAATACCTTAAAATATTTCCTTTTAGATCAATTGTTCCATATACTGGTGCTATTGGGTGTCTGGTTATATCTTACCGATAATTTTGATGCGGTGATTCCTTTTATAACAGATTTACTAAGCTCAAAAGCGGCATTGGTGATAGGAATAGGGTATCTGGTAGTTATTTTTCCCGTTGGCTTTATCATTGGTCTGGCAACTCAGCGCTGGCAAGATGAAATTGCACAGGAAGACGAACTCACCAGTTTAAAAAAAGCAGGCCGTTATATTGGAATTTTCGAACGAATTTTGGTGCTTACCTTGATTCTCACCAATAATTTTTCGGCAATAGGCTTTTTAATAGCCGCCAAATCTATTTTACGTTTTAGTGATAAAGGCAAAAGCGGCGGTAGAAAACAGACCGAATACGTGCTTATTGGAACGCTTATGAGTTTTGCGCTCACCATAATTATTGGGTTCTTAATGCGCGTACTCGTATTCTAA
- a CDS encoding glyoxalase — protein MDARDATLLSLRPRITSAVVTTTMSSEEAFQNKTLRPVTKLQNDLLVAVFINYARKHKNVFYDLTIEKRLDYIENAIHKDMKFRNSLKGIIIGQFTLEEYELYIENSSALNKRMMNIVKERLKNNIQLLEYEYAH, from the coding sequence ATGGACGCACGCGATGCCACGCTTTTGAGTTTACGCCCCCGAATCACTTCTGCAGTAGTAACCACCACAATGTCTTCGGAAGAGGCCTTTCAGAATAAAACATTACGCCCCGTTACCAAATTACAGAACGACTTATTGGTGGCGGTATTTATTAATTATGCTCGAAAACACAAAAACGTTTTCTATGATCTCACCATTGAAAAACGGCTGGATTATATTGAGAATGCCATTCACAAGGATATGAAATTTCGTAATTCGCTGAAAGGCATCATTATTGGGCAGTTCACTCTGGAAGAATACGAACTGTACATTGAAAATTCTTCTGCTTTAAACAAGCGGATGATGAATATTGTAAAGGAGCGTCTTAAGAATAATATTCAGTTGTTAGAATACGAGTACGCGCATTAA
- a CDS encoding NAD-dependent succinate-semialdehyde dehydrogenase: MASVTSINPYSGKKIKSYTTHTQKEISQILNKADAEFLSWKSVSFTEKAALMKAAASELKKNKKQYATVITAEMGKPITQAIAEVEKCAWVCEYYAKNARKQIADEVVATDATKSYVRYEPMGVIFAVMPWNYPFWQVFRFAAPALMAGNVGVLKHASNVFGSALNIEKVFIRAGFPKHCFTTLLVESKAVEKIIENPIVKAVTLTGSGPAGSAVAATAGKSIKKTVLELGGSNALIVLRDCDMEATLEICVQARFQNTGQSCIAGKRLLIDEKIADTFVKKLTAKVRELKSGDPMKKATYVGTLAREDLAKDLEKQVKSSLSAGAKLETGGKRQGAYFEPTILSNVTTKMSVFNEETFGPALSVTTFKTIDEAIALSNASRFGLGVSIFTKDVKNAERMVHMFDEGAVFINSLVKSDPRLPFGGIKASGYGRELSEHGIREFMNRKTVYIQ, from the coding sequence ATGGCTTCAGTCACTAGTATAAATCCGTATTCAGGAAAAAAAATAAAATCCTATACCACACATACGCAAAAAGAAATATCTCAGATTTTAAACAAAGCCGATGCCGAATTTTTAAGTTGGAAAAGTGTTTCTTTTACTGAAAAAGCAGCTTTGATGAAGGCTGCGGCTTCCGAATTGAAAAAAAATAAAAAACAGTATGCGACAGTAATTACAGCGGAAATGGGTAAACCCATTACTCAAGCTATCGCCGAGGTTGAAAAATGTGCCTGGGTTTGTGAGTACTATGCGAAAAATGCAAGGAAGCAGATAGCCGATGAAGTTGTTGCAACAGATGCTACCAAAAGTTATGTGCGATACGAACCTATGGGTGTTATTTTCGCTGTCATGCCGTGGAATTATCCTTTCTGGCAGGTATTTCGTTTTGCAGCACCTGCATTGATGGCCGGTAACGTGGGGGTTTTAAAACATGCCTCCAACGTATTTGGCAGTGCGTTAAATATTGAAAAGGTTTTTATCCGTGCGGGTTTTCCGAAGCATTGTTTTACCACACTCTTGGTGGAAAGCAAAGCCGTTGAAAAAATTATCGAAAACCCTATTGTAAAAGCCGTAACCCTTACCGGAAGTGGACCGGCTGGTTCGGCAGTGGCTGCTACCGCCGGGAAAAGCATCAAAAAAACAGTGTTGGAGCTGGGAGGGAGTAACGCCTTGATTGTACTGAGGGATTGCGATATGGAAGCGACTTTGGAGATTTGTGTTCAGGCGCGCTTTCAGAATACGGGGCAAAGCTGTATTGCCGGAAAACGCTTGTTGATAGATGAGAAGATTGCCGATACATTTGTTAAAAAATTGACAGCCAAGGTTCGCGAATTAAAAAGTGGCGATCCTATGAAAAAGGCCACCTATGTTGGGACACTTGCCAGAGAAGATCTGGCCAAAGATTTGGAAAAGCAGGTTAAAAGTTCCCTATCGGCGGGTGCGAAACTGGAAACAGGAGGGAAGCGACAGGGAGCATATTTTGAGCCTACGATACTTTCCAATGTAACGACAAAAATGTCAGTTTTTAATGAAGAGACCTTCGGTCCCGCACTGTCAGTAACTACCTTTAAAACAATAGATGAGGCTATTGCACTTTCTAACGCTTCCAGGTTTGGTTTGGGCGTCTCCATTTTCACTAAAGATGTAAAAAATGCAGAACGTATGGTACACATGTTTGACGAAGGAGCTGTATTTATAAATTCTCTGGTAAAGAGCGACCCTAGACTCCCTTTTGGCGGAATTAAAGCAAGTGGTTATGGTCGAGAGCTCAGTGAGCACGGGATACGGGAATTTATGAATAGGAAAACTGTTTACATACAATAA
- a CDS encoding outer membrane lipoprotein-sorting protein has product MKTLQIVFIALLLIAITPVSAQTADEIVVNYLENIGGEDNLRNITSAKFTGKVDFGGMILPIEMVQTTSGLRLTKADVQGQTFYQEVYDGETLWGTNQMTMAAEKSDAEATANFKNDINDFPDPFIDYKKKGYKVELIGNETVEGTNTFKIKLVKEPIMIDGQQIDDVSYYYFDADNYVPIVMEQELTSGQGKGMTIQIKFSDYQEVGGLYFPFSMNQGIKDQPGGQLITITDIKLNEEVDKSMFAYPEKN; this is encoded by the coding sequence ATGAAGACTTTACAAATAGTATTTATTGCACTTTTATTAATTGCTATAACTCCGGTATCTGCACAAACTGCAGATGAAATAGTTGTTAACTATCTTGAAAATATTGGAGGAGAAGACAATCTAAGAAATATAACCTCTGCAAAGTTTACCGGAAAAGTAGATTTTGGAGGTATGATTTTACCTATTGAAATGGTTCAAACCACATCCGGACTTCGACTTACAAAAGCAGATGTGCAAGGGCAAACTTTTTATCAGGAAGTTTACGACGGTGAAACACTTTGGGGTACCAATCAAATGACCATGGCCGCCGAGAAGAGTGATGCCGAAGCAACTGCAAATTTTAAGAATGATATCAACGACTTTCCGGATCCGTTTATCGATTACAAAAAGAAAGGCTATAAAGTCGAATTAATTGGAAATGAAACTGTAGAAGGAACCAATACCTTCAAAATTAAATTGGTGAAAGAGCCCATCATGATAGATGGCCAACAAATTGATGATGTTAGTTACTACTATTTTGATGCGGATAATTATGTGCCAATCGTTATGGAGCAGGAATTGACATCAGGTCAAGGGAAAGGAATGACAATTCAGATTAAATTCAGTGACTATCAGGAGGTAGGCGGTTTGTATTTCCCGTTTTCTATGAATCAGGGAATTAAAGATCAGCCGGGTGGACAGCTTATTACAATCACCGATATTAAATTGAACGAGGAGGTAGACAAGTCGATGTTTGCATATCCCGAAAAAAACTAA
- a CDS encoding mechanosensitive ion channel family protein — MDNEIIKYYSCWLQELFIDNGMNTGFAIALGTFLNVIIVAIVVTLLDIIARKIIVQTFKAFSVKTVTKFDDFLVLSNFPRYVAHFVPLSIVWLLTPTLFAEYPWLSEFMLMALNIYLIILCSLVLRSILRTSRNYLKGKERFKDKPLDSYIQILMIFVWGLCLFLIINQLTGYSVASLTTLGAASAVLLLIFKDTILGFVASIQVSVNDIVRIGDWITFSKFGADGYVTEINLATVRVQNFDNTYTTIPTYSLIADSFQNWRGMQESKGRRIKRAIFIKQSSIKFLSPEAIEEMKKIQLIKPYIEHREREVTKYNNNTEADKSLLVNGRNQTNLGVFRKYADAFLHENPAINKDMFLMVRHLAPTDKGIPVEIFCYSYDKTWENYEHIQADIFDHLLAAIPYFGLEIFELPTGNDFKSKNLTENLS, encoded by the coding sequence ATGGATAACGAAATAATTAAATATTATAGTTGCTGGCTGCAGGAATTATTTATCGACAATGGCATGAATACCGGTTTTGCGATTGCGCTGGGCACGTTTCTAAATGTGATAATTGTAGCAATCGTAGTAACGCTTTTGGATATTATTGCCCGTAAAATTATTGTTCAGACCTTTAAGGCGTTTAGCGTAAAAACTGTTACAAAGTTTGATGATTTCCTCGTTCTAAGTAATTTCCCCCGCTATGTAGCGCACTTTGTTCCTTTGTCCATCGTATGGCTATTAACCCCAACCCTATTTGCTGAATATCCTTGGTTGAGTGAGTTCATGCTCATGGCATTGAATATCTACCTCATTATATTGTGCTCGCTCGTATTGCGAAGTATATTGCGTACCTCCCGTAATTATCTAAAAGGCAAGGAACGATTTAAGGATAAACCTTTAGACAGTTACATTCAGATACTTATGATATTTGTGTGGGGACTGTGTCTTTTCCTTATTATAAATCAACTTACAGGCTATTCAGTGGCCAGTTTAACTACCTTGGGAGCTGCTTCGGCGGTATTGCTGCTCATCTTTAAAGACACTATTCTGGGCTTTGTGGCTAGTATTCAGGTGTCTGTAAACGATATTGTACGAATTGGAGATTGGATCACCTTCAGTAAATTTGGCGCAGATGGATATGTGACCGAAATAAATCTAGCGACAGTAAGAGTACAAAACTTCGACAATACCTACACCACTATCCCTACATATAGTTTAATTGCCGATTCCTTTCAGAACTGGCGGGGAATGCAGGAATCGAAAGGCCGAAGAATTAAACGAGCAATTTTTATAAAACAAAGCTCCATTAAATTTCTATCTCCTGAAGCGATTGAGGAAATGAAAAAAATTCAGCTTATAAAACCTTATATCGAACATCGGGAAAGAGAGGTTACCAAATACAATAATAATACAGAGGCAGATAAAAGCTTATTGGTAAACGGAAGAAACCAAACCAATCTCGGAGTATTCCGAAAGTATGCAGATGCTTTTTTACATGAAAACCCGGCAATTAATAAAGATATGTTCTTAATGGTGCGTCACTTAGCGCCTACCGATAAAGGGATTCCTGTCGAAATATTCTGCTATAGTTACGATAAGACCTGGGAGAATTACGAACACATCCAAGCCGATATTTTCGATCATCTTTTGGCTGCCATCCCCTACTTCGGTTTAGAAATATTCGAGCTTCCAACAGGAAACGATTTTAAATCAAAGAATCTTACAGAAAATTTATCTTAG
- a CDS encoding DUF3817 domain-containing protein, with translation MNASTWRIVSLHQTFSPVDKSIKIFKVISTLEAISFLVLLGIAMPLKYIWDMPQMVKIVGMAHGILFLAYLLGAYFMYEKLKWSLQTLFIVMLCSIVPFGPFYAERKYL, from the coding sequence ATGAATGCATCAACATGGCGAATCGTATCTTTGCACCAAACTTTTAGTCCCGTGGATAAATCGATTAAAATCTTTAAAGTTATAAGCACTTTGGAAGCAATCTCCTTTCTTGTATTGTTAGGCATTGCAATGCCCTTAAAATATATATGGGACATGCCTCAAATGGTGAAAATTGTGGGCATGGCACATGGTATTTTGTTTTTGGCGTATCTCTTGGGGGCTTATTTCATGTATGAAAAATTAAAATGGTCATTGCAAACATTATTTATTGTAATGCTTTGTTCCATTGTTCCATTTGGCCCGTTTTATGCAGAACGTAAATATTTATAA
- a CDS encoding M15 family metallopeptidase, translating into MQKFSLIFILIPFIGTAQKGLNQNELVFLSDLSTEFNYEIRYATPDNFIGETLYNCAKCLLRPEVAQALLQANQFFCEKGYKIKIYDCYRPLDVQKKMWSKVPRPTYVANPYGSGSIHNKGAAVDITLETLEGCYVEMGSDYDFFGPAAHIDNYNFSNKILANRRLLIEGMRKYGFNTVRTEWWHFNFQRNRSYTTLNIPLPCED; encoded by the coding sequence ATGCAAAAATTCAGTTTAATTTTTATCCTAATACCATTTATTGGCACTGCTCAAAAGGGTTTAAACCAAAATGAACTTGTATTCCTTTCCGACTTATCTACCGAATTTAATTATGAAATACGATATGCGACGCCGGACAATTTTATAGGGGAAACCTTATACAACTGTGCCAAATGCTTATTGCGCCCCGAAGTTGCCCAAGCCCTGCTTCAGGCCAATCAATTTTTTTGTGAAAAAGGTTATAAAATAAAAATATACGATTGCTATCGCCCACTTGATGTGCAAAAGAAGATGTGGAGTAAGGTGCCACGCCCTACTTATGTTGCAAATCCCTATGGAAGTGGCTCAATACATAATAAAGGTGCCGCGGTCGATATTACATTAGAAACCTTAGAAGGATGTTATGTAGAAATGGGAAGCGATTACGACTTTTTTGGTCCGGCTGCTCATATAGATAACTATAATTTCTCAAATAAAATTTTGGCAAACCGCCGATTGCTAATAGAAGGTATGAGAAAATATGGCTTTAACACTGTAAGAACCGAATGGTGGCATTTCAATTTTCAACGAAACCGCAGTTACACCACCTTAAACATTCCTCTGCCTTGCGAAGATTAA
- a CDS encoding OmpA family protein — MKKLIALSLLSGAFLFTSCVSKKKYVELEDQYNDTRSTLAKTQLEKEEIEAKYAKIEERVASYNAKIQTLTDSNNSRLQQFENVVISNDDKAKMKAALANVDQNDLAKAETLKDSMNLIISYNLKKNLDSSLIAEGEEDDITIDIDETVVMITISDKLLFKSGSYRVNPDANNLLERLANVINSEPALEVMVEGHTDAQTVKAGAYIKDNWELSVERSTAVIRTLQDKYGVAPDKLIAAGRSSYHPLTENETKEGRASNRRTRIVILPNLDKFLALLSAN; from the coding sequence ATGAAAAAACTAATTGCACTATCCCTACTCTCCGGAGCATTTTTATTCACATCCTGCGTTTCTAAAAAAAAGTATGTAGAATTGGAAGACCAGTACAACGATACTCGGTCAACACTGGCTAAGACACAACTTGAAAAAGAAGAAATTGAAGCTAAATACGCCAAAATTGAAGAACGAGTTGCAAGTTACAATGCAAAAATTCAAACGCTAACAGATTCGAATAACAGCAGACTTCAACAATTTGAAAATGTTGTAATCTCCAATGACGATAAAGCGAAAATGAAAGCCGCTTTAGCCAACGTGGATCAAAACGACTTGGCCAAGGCTGAAACGCTCAAGGATTCTATGAATTTGATTATATCGTACAATTTGAAAAAGAATTTGGACAGCAGTTTAATCGCTGAAGGCGAAGAAGACGATATTACCATCGATATCGATGAAACTGTGGTAATGATTACTATTTCAGACAAATTATTATTTAAATCGGGAAGTTACCGTGTAAATCCGGATGCTAATAATTTATTGGAAAGATTAGCCAATGTTATTAACAGTGAGCCTGCATTAGAAGTAATGGTTGAAGGTCATACAGATGCACAAACTGTAAAAGCTGGTGCTTATATTAAAGACAACTGGGAACTTAGTGTAGAACGCTCTACAGCTGTTATTAGAACTTTACAAGATAAGTATGGTGTTGCTCCCGACAAATTAATTGCTGCCGGTAGAAGTAGTTACCATCCTTTAACCGAAAACGAAACAAAAGAAGGACGTGCTTCTAACCGAAGAACCCGAATTGTTATATTACCTAACTTAGATAAGTTTTTGGCGCTGCTTTCTGCCAATTAA
- a CDS encoding mechanosensitive ion channel family protein, with protein MKENFSIDEAVSNLWDKLDGWFDAIILKLPNFALAIVIMIAFWFIAKLTSKFTKKFLLKKVRQQSVREMMGKILFGITLLVGFFIALGVMELDKALTSILAGAGVMGLAIGLALQGTLGNTVSGVVLSFQPNVRIGDFIETEGKQGYITEISLRNIVMRQTDNEFVIIPNSKFVENVFTNYSWSQRSRISVSCGVGYESNLQQVEDLVVGVISENFEQKDKEEVEFFFTGFGDSSINFITRFWIESTQPKHKLAATHKAIKLIKKSFNKENINIPFPIRTLDFGKNSLQIVSEKE; from the coding sequence ATGAAAGAAAATTTTTCGATAGACGAAGCAGTCTCGAATTTATGGGACAAGTTGGACGGGTGGTTTGATGCGATCATTTTAAAACTGCCCAATTTTGCATTGGCGATCGTGATAATGATTGCTTTTTGGTTTATTGCAAAATTAACTTCCAAATTCACCAAAAAATTTCTCTTAAAAAAAGTACGACAACAATCGGTCCGGGAAATGATGGGCAAGATATTATTCGGTATCACCCTGCTCGTTGGATTTTTTATAGCCCTGGGAGTGATGGAACTGGACAAGGCGCTTACCTCAATTCTTGCGGGAGCAGGTGTAATGGGGCTTGCAATCGGGCTTGCACTGCAAGGAACCTTAGGCAATACTGTTTCGGGTGTGGTACTTTCCTTTCAACCAAACGTACGCATTGGTGATTTTATTGAAACTGAAGGTAAACAAGGTTATATAACTGAAATATCATTGCGAAATATCGTTATGCGACAAACCGATAATGAATTCGTTATTATCCCAAATTCAAAATTTGTTGAAAATGTGTTTACCAATTACTCATGGAGTCAGCGTTCCAGAATTAGTGTAAGCTGTGGTGTTGGTTATGAAAGTAATTTGCAGCAGGTAGAAGATTTGGTTGTCGGTGTTATTTCAGAAAATTTTGAGCAAAAAGACAAAGAAGAAGTTGAGTTTTTCTTCACCGGGTTTGGAGATAGCTCTATCAACTTTATAACTCGATTTTGGATTGAAAGCACTCAGCCCAAACATAAATTGGCTGCTACTCACAAAGCCATTAAATTAATTAAGAAGAGCTTCAACAAAGAAAATATCAATATCCCGTTCCCTATTCGAACCTTGGATTTTGGCAAAAACTCCTTACAGATTGTTTCGGAAAAAGAGTAA